A region of the Ranitomeya variabilis isolate aRanVar5 chromosome 5, aRanVar5.hap1, whole genome shotgun sequence genome:
atggattctgctaaaagcagactgcgcagattctcctgtctcatacccacaaaaatcacttcctgatttgctcacataactttctgtaccatctaaacgatgtaagctctgctgctacttcataccatgtattggcattcagcaatctaacatcagctaacttcccttattttcctttctacgtcatgccactctgcagcttgaagtctgccattctaatgaatttcacgtactttataccttccaaaaatcttcacatacttaacaccttcgtattctgtcactatctaggggctgttttctcatcaggaagtaaaaagactttcctgttgctcggccactttgttccccatggcaaaagcaaaaaatgaaaatgaaaaacacataaaaatgaaaaaaagaaaacagtactaaaaaaacttctaaaaatgagtatataaaactctaagaaaaacccaaaacgataagaaaaaccgtcaaaaacttagttcacaaccaaaaactcaaaactttgatacaagaggaaaaaattttttttttcaaaaataaaataaataaaaaaataaaaaggtaaagagattgaagattgaggaaaacttaattaaaaactttaaaatgccgcaaaaagaaagaccctttaagagagtaaaaaagattaaaaatgaaaacggcttttctctttttttttttttttcctttagaatctctttaggtcacatcaaaaaatgatagatacaatttaaatttcacttcttcacaaaaaaaactacacatacccagcattgcagctgaaaacagtcagagaaaaaaaaataaaaattgatttacaatgcatatctctctgctaaacagcacggagaaagaggaagttcggacaagagaactatttctgcttcttaaagcggcaatagtacatgacacaaacagacagatagacaatccgagagatgcccttttaaattctgtgacacatgcaggctgcgctgggaacagactactgccaatcgcactggacgcacctgcgcccgggccacctgagtgcttgagaagcacaacaagcgggaaatctaccaccccggtccggacgtcctgactggatcgccggcactacgggaatctgcagtagccctcttaagttatcactacccgtgcctggaacatgggactacctgccccggaactctgcgtgttcctcctatgcacgggaatcctgcaataacttatcgagcgatttggcctcctgcggtctgtttctcagcaaccacaaacaaaagtcacttttccttcctctctcggattttacacaaaacatatacacggtccacagcagacacctcccagggtggattcgtggctacggattttttacactacctgggaatttgtgaccacatcttaccggcaagaggcatagacaaggactgggcacaggggactttcaggtaagatgataacattttcttaccttacttatggagctgcgcagtctcctgcccctgtgccaggccacgctacagcttccgtatctccggttagaaggatcccgtgcgtttcatccgagccgttgggcgccattctgttatggaaatattagggttggataaatatatccctgtgtgtgctgtggccgctcccaattagactgagtattttgagcgctcatcaagaatggactgtacacaactgtgacagaacaacattccatcaatactgatactttattgtacatacatagttttatattttcacatagaaaggagtggttaggggttgtcaggggtggttagttaattatcatattgtctagctcctctgtcattggttatctaaacatatatggaatattgtgattaatgctcatatgactgctgatcaagcaactaaactcgagttctctgtctaggacaaagtggagacacctgaccagcagtcaccaaacatctgactctcttctgcttttaggggtggaaaaccccatataatctgtctggcttatatcagtttgtcagccattttaaaccattgattataatatatatattagctgtgagcatataagtatatatttgattatagaggagtatacatgcaagtgagatctacatgatatatatatttctatcacatataTATGTGGGTTATAAAAAACAAAATCAGACAACAGATCTTAATAGAGACGGGTATAGCGAGCAGTTGACGGCAGCGGTCTGTGGAGGAAAGAGTTAATTAAAAATAATATCCGAAAGAGATCAAGCTGAAAATGCAGCAGAGCAATGAAAGCGTAACAGCCTATCTGCCTCCAACAGCAGAACACAGGAATCAGGCGGCACTAGGACCCAGTGCGTGAGGGATGTGGCGGACAATCATCCATCAGTAGTTACACCAGTATACCCCGATATAGCGCTGCATACCGTCAGTGAATATCCTCCATAGCGCCGAATACACTTCGGACTTACATAGTAAACGTGACAGAACCAGTGACCGAGAGCAGATTGAGGCTTCCGCATGTTCTGCTGCAAATCTACAGTCCGATCACATTAATGCTTCTATTCCAGGAACAGGTATTGTAGTCTTTCATGCAAAATGTGGGCGGCTCTGATAAGAGCCTTTGGGGAGTTGGGATAAAGAAGAGAACACACTTAACCTGCTCTGTAGTATCAGCAGCATAATAGGGTATGACTGTGCAGAAACCTCTATGTACGGCCCAGTGCGGATACATCCCCGAACACTCCGGGTAGATTTCTGTTCTCGATTAGAATGAGAACAGCATCAACTAAGTCCAGAAAACAGAGATTGAACGTCTTGATACCCCAATGTACAGCGTGTGAAGCCTGCAGTGGcagtcacacaagcacagtgcccatTAGCACACAGCAGGACAATGCAGCCTTTCATGTAAGATGTGGGCGGCTCTGATAAGAGCCTTTGGGGAGTTGGGATAAACAAGAGAACACACttaacctccgaagccgtagagagtgcggccctggcgcttcagcgcgtacaccacgtccatggcggtgacggtcttcctcttggcgtgctcggtgtaggtgacggcgtcacggatcacgttctccaggaagactttcaggacaccgcgagtctcttcatagatgaggccggagatgcgcttgacgcctcctctgcgggcgagacggcggatggcaggcttggtgatgccctggatgttatcacggagcaccttcctgtgccgcttggcGCCGCCCTTCCCGAGACCTTTCCCTCCTTTACCGCGACCTGACATCTTCCACGTAGTCAGCAGAAAACGATGACTGAGCAGTACAGAGTCCTTCCTTTATGTAGAGAGTGAGCGGACCAGAGCGAGAACAGCAGAGAAGACGCACTCCCGGGGCGTGATTTCTAGTAGTTAGCTCCTCCCTTTTGTTCCCGATTGGTTGAACACAGAACGGTTGCAGATTTTGAATTTCCCGcttattgttctgtttttttttccgcgCTTCTCTATTCTTCTCCTCATCGGCGCCGCTGCTAGATCTGTTGGCTATTTTGATTTTTACTTTCATTGTAGTTTCCTGTTGCTACTTTTCAGCTTCTGCCACATGTTTGAAAGttgaataaaaatatattttagggGCAATGATCTCCAGAAAACTCATCTGCTCCCGGGCAGTCACTCATCAGTACACGACTGGCGGCCATTACCGGTCACTACAGAGCAGTGAGCTGCATGTAGCCAGTCCCCGGGCGGCGCCAACCCTGGAGAACATGGGGATACTCAAATATACTATAATTACATAACGATCCACCCACCACAAATGTGATCTGTAGCACCACAGCAGCGCACTGGGAGGGATCTGCTCCGATCAATGTCAGGCAGAATAGATTCACATAAGGCGCCATCACCGATCTGGGGGACAAGTGAGGTAAAGAAACTAAGCACAGAGATCTCCGATCAGAACAAGCTGCAAGGCTGGAGaggcggcactaggacccagcgcgtGCGGCAGCTGATTGGGATCGGTTATGATGATCCCTCGGAGCGCGAGCAGCGAATGAGCGGGGAATTGAAATCCACCAACGGATGGGTAAATGACCACGAAACATCAGCATAAAGAACCGAGCTCAGGAACCGACCAATCACcaattatttttactttattaactccttagtgaccgtGCTCCTGCAGATCCCCTCATTTACGTCTGCCCTGTACAGAAACCGCGCCTCCACCACCACAGACCCGGGCTGGGCACTGTACACACTTTGCCCCTTCCTTATAAAACGTCAGGTATGTAATAGCTGTCGCACGTTTTAGAACTGGGTGAGAATAGAGAATGCGCTAAGCGATCACGGGAATATCGTTAATCACCTACAATATGGGACACAGCAACCACCGTCTATTACCTATGGCCGCGCTCCGTATACGGAGAATACGTGCAGAAACCGGACCGTTCAGGACTCAGCTCGTTTGTGGAAGGATTTGGTGGCTCCGAAAAGAGCCTTTGTGTTGTGGTAGGTGATGGGGTGCATCTAAGCTCTCTCCCCCCGGATCCGTCGGGccatgcacaggggcccaccggggaattcccctgttaccctatgggccagtctgagcctgggtagagctgcccccaccggtatacacagcgatcgccgctacagcagaggggccggtaatacCAGATACAGGAATATCCGCCTCCATTTAACTCCTTAGTGGCCGTGTGTGCGCTGATCCCCACTACACACTTGCTTTACAGAAGCGGCGACTTCCCCCTCCCGAGACCCGGCAGCGTCACATCAGGCTCCTGGCAGAACGTAGGAGACTTGTTTTAGTCGGGCTGTGATAGGATCAGCGCGGACACCACGGGGAATCTGCATAGGATAATAAGCGGGTGAGTGAGGAGCCTCCTCCTGTGTACATGGAGCGGAGGAGAAGCTCTGGCAGGGATTAACCCCTCCCCCGCCAGCCTGTAATTGCAGATTGAGGGTCACTCTCAGAACTCAGCGTCAGAAGAATAATCTGCAGATggctggaaatgagcccttattggGGGAGGACTTTGTGCAGAGACTGGGACAGATAATGGCTATTTCCCCATAGATCCAGGAAGCGGCTAGTCAGCTGTGCCAGGACTGTAAACCCTGCAGCTCGGAAGGCTGTGAATTCAATGAGATGTCTCGGTAGTAGCCGCACCCAGTGTTCTATGAAGAGCCGGCTTCCCTCAGGAGCTTTGTCCCCTGTATAAACTGTACTTATCCCTCTTGTGTGTACTTGTCCCCCCTCAGAGGTGTATGATCAGGGCCTTCACACTGTCACTTCGGAGCGGCATGATCAGTGCGGCCACCTTGTCCCATCAGAGCTGTATGACCAAAGCCAACACATTGGCCCTGTAGAGCTCTATCATCAATATCACCACCTTTTCCCCCAGAGCTGTACGATCAGAGACACCACCTTATCCCCGCAGAGCTGTAAAATCAGTGCCACCACCTTTTCCCTTCAGAGCTATATGATCAGTGCTGCCACCCTGTCCACGCAGAGATATATTATCACTATAACCAACTTGTCCCAGCAGATTAGTATCAGTGTAACCACCTTGTacacgcagagctgtatgatcagttctACCAACTTACCCCCGCAGAGCTGTAAAATCAGTGCCACCACCTTGACCCTACAGAGCTGCATGCTTACTgccacctagggttgagcgaaacgggtcgatcattttcaaaagtcgccgacttttggctaagtcggcgtctcatgaaacccgatccgacccctgtgcttgtcggccatgcggtacgcgactttcgcgccaaagtcgcgtttcaatgacgcgaaaagcgccatttctcagccaatgaaggtgaacgcagagtgtgggcagcgtgatgacatagatcctggtccccaccatcttagagaagggcattgcagtgattggcttgctgtctgcggcgtcacaggggctataaaggggcgttcccgccgaccgccatcttactgctgctgatctgagcttagggagaggttgctgccgcttcgtcagaagcagggagagcgttaggcagggtccactaaccaccaaaccgcttgtgctgtagcgatttgcactgtccaacaccaccttcggtgtgcagggactgtggaagctattttttttttttcttccctcagcgctgtagctcattgggctgccctagaaggctccgtgatagctgtattgctgtgtgtacgccactgtgcaaaccaactgcttttttcaaagcacatatcctcttgttccttcctttctgcacagctatcttttttgtttgtccacactttttatttaatttgtgcatcagcccactcctattgctgcctgccatacctggcttagattactgcagggagatagtaattgtaggacagtccctgttttttttttgttttttttgtgggagattaagattggcatttctgctacagtgccatccctgtgtgtgccatctctcactgagtgggccatagaaagcctatttattttttccgtgatttgtgttctaaattctacctcaacacaaaaacactacatcaatcagtgggagaaaaatattggcctcagtcagggcttgtgtgtcactactgtgtgtgctatctctcattcagtgggctatagcaagcctatttattttatttttttttttaatattatttggtttctaaagtctccctgaaaaaaaaaaatacctaaaaaaacagtgggagagtaatattgccctttcagcttgtgtgccagtcttgactcctgggtgtgccacctctctctctcattcagtgggccatagaaaggctatttttttttttgttttttttaatattatttggtttctaaagtctccctgaaaaaaaaaaaaaaaacataaaaaaacagtgggagagtaatattgccctttcagcttgtgtgccagtcttgactcctgggtgtgccacctctctccctctcattcagtgggccatagaaagcctatttattttttttttaaaatattattgggtttctaaagtctcccttaaaaaacaaaaaatacataaaaaaacagtgggagagtaatattgccctttcagcttgtgtgccagtcttgactcctgggtgtgccacctctctccctctcattcagtgggccatagaaagcctatttatttttttaaaaaaatattattgggtttctaaagtctcccttaaaaaaaaaaaaatacataaaaaaaacagtgggagagtaatattgccctttcagcttgtgtgccagtcttgactcctgggtgtgccacctctctctctcattcagtgggccatagaaaggctatttttttttttttgtttttttaatattatttggtttctaaagtctccctgaaaaaaacaaaaaaaacataaaaaaacagtgggagagtaatattgccctttcagcttgtgcgccagtcttgactcctgggtgtgccacctctctctctctaattgtgggccatagaaagccttttttttttttttttttttttttttttattatttggtttctaaagtccccctgagaaaaaaaaaaaaaaaaattaggtgggagattaatattgacattagtgcttgagtgacagtcctgcgtgtgtgtcatctctgtgattttgtgccacagaaaacagagtgtgtaacattgtgcctgattttccttgtggtctcaccaacctgttaagggatattgaaatcatactgaagttatagctcaccgtgtaagttgtttgacagcaacaaataaagttactttggttaagattttaaaacaatgaggaagtctggtgcaagaggtcgtcgtgggcgttcattgtcagctggtaatgatggtagtggtagtggagcatcaggtggtcgtggggataaaaatattccacctaagtctggagctgtggagccagtttcgtcgtcaggctacacaaggcctcgaacgctctcttttctgggagtaggaaaaccgcttttaaaggcggagcagcaacagcaagttttggcttacattgcagactcagcctctagctcttttgcctcctcttccgaaactggtaaatgtaaaagcagcgtgtcgcttgtggatgttcacggtcagggacaagtcgcttccttgtcctcctcagcaaaaactacaacaagagagaaggatgcagcaggcgacacaacgggtcactccatggagctctttacacataccgtccctggcttagaaagtgaaacatttaacaggccatgcccattacaagtatattctgacatggagtgcactgatgcacagccacagccagagtactatgctgctcctttgactcagaccaccacattgcc
Encoded here:
- the LOC143773942 gene encoding histone H4, whose protein sequence is MSGRGKGGKGLGKGGAKRHRKVLRDNIQGITKPAIRRLARRGGVKRISGLIYEETRGVLKVFLENVIRDAVTYTEHAKRKTVTAMDVVYALKRQGRTLYGFGG